One stretch of Chitinophaga pendula DNA includes these proteins:
- a CDS encoding helix-turn-helix domain-containing protein — MLNGYLNGSMIRKETIQDYYINKCREQEKQLLLDHTEVSALKVFPRSAYSGYSPFRRRDFYKISLIIGTGYFRYAQTRLALTKPALLFFNPRIAYSWEAQSKVQSGWHCLFTDTFLQANRIGFWQFSRLFQTGDLPVFYLNKEQQKTLSYLFEKLREEVNSAYAYKFDVLTSYLHLILHEALKVQPASVQKGKIDASAEIARLFVELLEKQFPVYTPEEPVTLRTPADFARELSIHTNHLNRVLKSVTGKTSTALIAARFINEAIALLNYSNLNISEIAYALGFEHPSNFNSFFKRHTGTSPLKIRDNIV; from the coding sequence ATGTTAAACGGTTATCTTAATGGCAGTATGATTAGAAAAGAGACTATACAAGACTATTATATAAATAAATGCCGGGAACAGGAAAAACAGCTTTTATTGGATCACACTGAAGTGTCTGCCCTCAAGGTGTTTCCTCGTAGTGCGTATTCAGGATATTCCCCATTTCGCAGGCGCGATTTCTACAAGATATCTCTTATAATTGGAACCGGATATTTCCGTTATGCACAGACTAGGCTGGCATTGACGAAGCCGGCATTACTTTTCTTCAACCCCAGGATCGCTTATTCCTGGGAGGCCCAATCTAAGGTACAAAGTGGATGGCATTGTTTGTTTACAGATACTTTTTTACAAGCAAACCGCATAGGCTTCTGGCAATTTTCGAGGTTATTCCAAACGGGCGATCTCCCTGTTTTTTATCTGAATAAGGAACAGCAGAAGACCCTGTCATATCTTTTTGAGAAATTGAGGGAAGAGGTTAACTCGGCATATGCCTATAAGTTTGATGTATTGACGAGCTATCTCCATTTGATCTTGCATGAGGCGTTAAAGGTCCAGCCGGCATCCGTCCAGAAAGGCAAAATAGATGCCTCGGCTGAAATAGCCCGGCTGTTTGTGGAATTGTTGGAAAAGCAATTCCCTGTTTATACGCCTGAAGAACCGGTTACTTTACGTACACCGGCTGATTTTGCAAGGGAACTGTCTATCCATACGAACCATCTTAATCGCGTATTGAAAAGTGTTACAGGCAAAACTAGTACTGCACTTATTGCGGCCCGGTTCATTAACGAGGCGATCGCATTACTGAATTATTCCAATCTAAATATTTCTGAAATTGCCTATGCACTCGGCTTTGAACATCCTTCTAATTTCAATAGCTTCTTTAAAAGACATACCGGAACCTCTCCTTTGAAGATAAGGGATAACATTGTTTGA
- a CDS encoding response regulator transcription factor, translated as MKSIVLVEDDESIRDIYLLSFKAGTYDIMAFENGNVIMNSEIEVPDLFILDKQIAGTDGLELCRFIKKSERYKGVPVIMSSANPDIEILAKNAGADGVLTKPFSLKELRETISDFLKQC; from the coding sequence ATGAAGAGTATTGTATTGGTAGAGGACGACGAATCCATCAGAGACATTTATTTGCTCTCATTTAAGGCTGGTACCTACGATATTATGGCATTTGAAAATGGAAATGTCATTATGAATAGCGAGATTGAGGTTCCTGATCTGTTCATACTTGATAAACAGATCGCTGGTACAGACGGTCTTGAACTATGCAGGTTTATTAAAAAAAGCGAGCGGTATAAAGGCGTACCAGTTATTATGTCTTCCGCCAATCCTGATATTGAGATATTAGCAAAAAATGCAGGAGCAGATGGCGTATTGACTAAACCCTTTTCATTGAAGGAATTGCGGGAAACAATATCGGACTTCCTAAAGCAATGTTGA